In Chelmon rostratus isolate fCheRos1 chromosome 9, fCheRos1.pri, whole genome shotgun sequence, the following proteins share a genomic window:
- the si:ch211-153b23.7 gene encoding uncharacterized protein si:ch211-153b23.7, whose translation MDGDVLSLSSCSSLPSAAAGTQKDTSPKNDSSLPENQQEQKSDQELWTEDVSPVGDRLLSTEEQVTLITESMTVTSTDQEKLLLLNKNTELRRVNKELMKLNEDWDQVYRSATFSLQHRMEALELENTAIKQLNGRLLLKVEHQQSAKEYYEQALMQELKKNQELQEYIRLLESRMHHPDKDCTPAKQGSFSAVTHSPVPCPATNHPGRPNLSPSHVSGYNPSSSFFPASSCPEAGRQGKSQSSSALPGALGDPQQEVQDLKEQLEALRCQTQIYEAEYETEHNDHKHTLQENRRLKKKREEMRQQVALLQEQLKVYEDDFRRERSDKQMLQRLLLKKTPPNKDPVLIHRCNNEQQPLGGDKRTQSAEKRSQHHPLCPKHPNRDKESD comes from the exons ATGGACGGGGATGTGCTCTCTTTGTCATCTTGCTCATCATtgccatcagcagcagcaggaacgCAGAAAGATACGTCACCGAAGAATGACAGCAGCCTCCCTGAGAACCAGCAGGAACAAAAATCAGATCAGGAATTATG gacagaGGATGTGAGTCCCGTGGGCGACCGGCTGCTGTCCACGGAGGAGCAGGTCACGCTGATCACTGAGAGCATGACCGTCACCTCCACCGACCAggagaaactgctgctgctcaacaAGAACACCGAGCTCCGCAGAGTCAACAAAGAG CTGATGAAGCTGAATGAGGACTGGGACCAGGTGTACCGCAGCGCCACgttcagtctgcagcacagaatGGAGGCTTTGGAGCTGGAGAACACTGCCATCAAACAGCTCAACGGCAGGCTGCTGCTCAAAGTCGAGCACCAACAG AGTGCAAAGGAGTACTACGAGCAGGCGCTGatgcaggagctgaagaagaaccAGGAGCTGCAAGAATACATACGACTGCTGGAGAGCAGGATGCACCACCCAGACAAAGACTGCACACCTGCCAAACAG GGCAGCTTCAGTGCTGTGACACACAGTCCCGTGCCATGCCCCGCCACTAATCATCCCGGACGTCCCAACCTGTCACCCAGTCACGTCTCTGGGTACAACCCCTCATCCTCCTTTTTCCCAGCTTCTTCCTGCCCAGAGGCAGGGCGGCAGGGAAAAAGCCAGAGCAGCAGTGCCCTGCCGGGAGCACTGGGAGACCCCCAGCAAGAAGTGCAGGATCTaaaggagcagctggaggcGCTGAGATGTCAG ACCCAGATTTACGAAGCAGAATATGAGACAGAGCACAACGACCACAAGCACACGCTGCAGGAGAACCGCaggctgaagaagaagagggaggagatgcGCCAACAGGTGGCACTACTGCAAGAGCAG CTCAAGGTGTATGAGGATGACTTCCGACGGGAGCGGTCTGACAAGCAGATGCTGCAGCGGCTGCTGTTGAAGAAAACGCCTCCCAACAAGGACCCCGTGCTCATCCACCGCTGCAATAATGAGCAGCAGCCACtaggaggagacaagaggacaCAAAGTGCAGAGAAAAGGAGTCAGCACCACCCACTCTGCCCCAAGCACCCAAACAGGGACAAAGAGTCAGactga